The DNA region TCTGCGACGAGGGGCGCGGGGTCGGGCCCGGCGGGCTGGGCGTCTACCTCGACTTCCGCGACGCGTTCGCGCGGCTGGGCCGGCGCGTGCTCGACGAGCGCTACGGCAACCTGTTCGAGATGTACGAGCGCATCACCGGCGACGATCCGCACGAGGTGCCGATGCGGATCTACCCGGCGGTGCACTACACGATGGGCGGCCTGTGGGTGGACTACGACCTGCAGAGCACCATCCCCGGCCTGTTCGTGCTGGGCGAGGCGAACTTCTCCGACCACGGGGCGAACCGGCTGGGCGCGAGCGCGCTCATGCAGGGGCTCGCGGACGGCTACTTCGTCGTCCCGTACACGGTGGGTGACCACGTGGCGCGCGCGCAGGCGAAGGTGGACACCGGGCACCCGGCGTTCCGCGACGCGGAGCGCGAGGTGGCGGCGCGCACCGCGCGGCTGCTGTCCATCGGCGGCCGGCGCACCGCCGACGACCTGCACCGCGAGCTGGGCACGCTGCTGTGGACCGACGCGGGGATGGCGCGCTCGCGCGCCTCGCTGGAGCACGCGCTCGCCGGGATCCCGCGCATCCGGGAGGCGTTCTGGAGCGACCTCCGGGTCCCGGGCACCGGCGAGGAGCTGAACCAGGAGCTGGAGCGCGCCGGCCGGGTGGCGGACTTCCTGGAGCTGGCGGAGCTGCTGTGCCGGGACGCGCTGCATCGCGAGGAGTCGTGCGGCGGGCACTTCCGGGTCGAGCACCAGACGCCCGACGGGGAGGCGCTCCGCGACGACGCGCGGTTCGCCTACGTCGCGGCCTGGGAGTGGAAGGGGCCGGGCGAGGCCCCGGTGCTGCACCAGGAGCCGCTCGCGTTCGAGCACGTGCCGCTCCAGCAGCGCAGCTACAAGTGAGGGGCGCGTGCGCATCGTCCTCGAGATCTGGCGGCAGCGGGACCCCCGGGCGGACGGCCGCTTCGTCCGGTACGAGGTCACGGACGTCAGCGAGCACATGTCGTTCCTGGAGATGCTCGACGTGCTCAACCAGTCGCTGGTGCGGCGCGGCGAGATGCCGGTGGCCTTCGACTCGGACTGCCGGGAGGGGATCTGCGGGACCTGCGGGTTCCTGGTGAACGGCGAGGCGCACGGGCCGCTCCGGAACGCGACCATCTGCCAGACGCACATGCGCCACTTCCACGACGGCGACGTCCTGCGGCTCGAGCCCTGGCGCGCCGCCGCGTTCCCGGTGGTCCGCGACCTGGTGGTGGACCGCGGCGCGCTCGACCGGATCGTCGCGGCGGGCGGCTACGTGTCGGTGCGGACCGGCGGCGCCCCCGACGCGAACGCCCTGCCCGTCCCGAAGACCGACGCCGACCGCGCCATGGAGGCCGCCGCGTGCATCGGCTGCGGCGCCTGCGTCGCGGCCTGCCCGAACGCCTCGGCCGCGCTGTTCACCGGCGCCAAGATCACGCACCTGTCGCTGCTGCCGCAGGGCCAGCCCGAGCGCCCGCTGCGCGTGCGCTCCATGGCCGAGCAGGCGCGCGCGGAGGGCTTCGGCCACTGCACCTCGATCGGCGAGTGCGCGGCCGTGTGCCCCGCGGGGATCCAGCTCGAGGTGATCGCGCGGATGAACCGCGACTTCCTGCGCGCGGCGTTCTCGCGCGCCGCCGGCGAGCCGCTCACCGTGCTCCCGGTCACGTCGCCGATGCGCCGCTACGAGTCGCAGCCGCCCGGCGCGCGAGAGACCGCCGAGCCCGCCGAGGAGCCCGCGAAGCCCTGAGCGGACCGGCGCGGGCGGTCACCCCAGCCCGGCCACGATCCGCGGCGACGGGTCCTCGGTCAGGTCGTGGTACAGCGCGTCGTAGGAGAGGCGCATCTGCGCGAGCCCGAACTCCTCCTCGACGATGCGCCGGCCCCGCTCGCCCATGCGGCGCCGCAGCGCCGGATCGCGCAGCAGGTCGAGGAGCCGGCGCGCCAGCGCGGCCGGCGCGCCGGGCGGCACCAGGAAGCCGTTCTGCCCCTCGCGCACCACCTCCGGCGTGCCGCCGACGCGCGTCGCCACCACCGGGAGCCGCATGGCCATGCTCTCGAGGATCGCGTTGGAGATCCCCTCGGCGTGGCTCGCCGACACGCCGGCGGCGGCCCGCGCGAGCAGCGCCGGCGCGTCCAGCCGGTGGCCCAGGAAGTGGCACCGGTCCGAGATGCCGAGCCGGCGCGCCAGGCGCTCCAGGAGCGGCCGCCGCAGGCCCTCGCCCACCAGCACCAGGCGCGCGTCCGGCCGGGTGCGCAGCACCTCGCGCATCGCCATCAGCAGGTCGGACTGCCCCTTCACCGGGTGGTGCATGTTCGCGATGCACACCACCGCCCCCGGCTCGGGCACCGGGTGCTCCGGCGCGCGGCGCGCCTCGCGGTCCAGCGCCTCCAGGTCCACCCCGTTGCGCACCACCGCGACCCGGTCGGCCTCCACGCCCTCGCGCACCGCGAGGTCGCGGATGCAGAGCGCGTTCACCAGCACCCGGTCGGCGACGCGGGAGGCCGCCTGCAGCAGCGGGCGCCGGTAGCCCTCCAGGTGGTGACCCAGGTCCACCCGCGTGACGATCACGGGGACCCGGGCCAGGCGCGCCGCCAGCGTCCCGAGCACGTTGGTGTAGACGTCCTGCGCGTGGATCACCGCGATCCGCTCGGCGCGCACGAAGCGGACGATCCGCGCGAGCTGCCAGGCGGTGTTCGGGCGGATCATGCGGCCGCCGACGTCGAAGACCACCGGCCGCACGCCGGCGTCCTCCAGGTCCTGGAGGTGGTCGCCGTCGAGGTGCAGCACCGCGACGACCGGGTCGAAGCGCGCGCGGTCCATCGAGCGGACGTTCAGGACGGTCTGCCGCTCCTGGCCGCCGATGCGGAAGCGGTTCTGGAAGATCAGGATCCGACGCGGCCCGGGCACGCCGTCACCAGCCCGGCGCCGGCGCCGGCGCCGCCCGCTCCCCGGCCGCCGCGCGCACGCGGGCCAGGCGGACGGCCGCGACCGCGCAGGCGAACAGGAAGTAGAGGAACCAGGAGAGCGAGTAGCCGTTCGCCATCTCGCACACCAGGTACCCGGCGAGCCCGGCGAACACGGCCCGCGCCTCGGGCCCGACCAGCGGGTCGTCGCCGGCGCGCCAGGTCTGCCAGAGCAGCCAGGCCACGAACGTCGCGAACAGGGCGAACGCGACGATCCCGAGGTCGCCCACGATCTCGAGCAGGAGGTTGTGGGCCACGTAGCGCCGGCCCCCCGCCTCGAGCGGCGCGTACCGCGCCCAGCTCGCCAGGAACGCGCCCGCGCCGACGCCGGACAGCGGCCGCTCGTCCACGATGTTCCCGAGCACCTTCCAGGCGTGCTCGCGGCCGGCCACCGACGCGTCGTCGCGGTAGTCGGCGATGGTGCGCGACCGCTCCCAGAACGACTGCGGCGCGAGCGCGACCACGCCCGCGAGCAGGGCCGCGGCCGCGAGCGGCCCGCGGAGCGCCGCGCCGCGGCCGCGCAGGAGGAACAGCAGCGCCGCCAGCGCCGCGGCCACCGCGCCCGAGCGCGAGTGGGTGAGCACGATGGCCGCGACCTGCGCCGCCACCACCCCCGCGAACAGCACCCTCGCGGCCGGCCGGCGGGCGCGCATGGCCCCGAGCAGCGCGAACGGCAGCACCGCCACCAGGCTCATCGCCAGCCGGTTCGGGTCGCCGTACAGGCCGCGCCAGTGCGTGCGGAAGCCCTCCACCAGGTGGTCGTCGTTGGCCCAGACCCAGACGCCGCCCAGCGCCGGGCCCAGCGAGGCGAGCGCCGCCACCCGCAGGAAGCGCGCCAGGCGCGACGGCGCGTCGAGCGCGTTCTGGATCGCCACGAACACGACCGCCATCTTGGCGCCGTCCACGATCGCGTGGAGCGTGTCCGGGCGCGACAGGGTCCAGGTGAGCGAGAGCGGGATGAACGCGAGGTAGGCGAGCAGCAGCAGGCTGCCTCCGCCGCCCAGCCGTATGCGCTCGCCCGAGGAGAGCCGGTGCGCCACCACCGCCGCCGCGCACAGCGCCATGGTGACGAACCCGAGCCGCAGCCGCTCGAGCTCCGGCCACCAGTACATCGGGCTCGCGTACAGCATCGCCACGAACCCGAGCGCCGCGGCGTGCGCGGTCCGGCTCCACCGCGCCGCGGAGCGCTCCAGCCCCGCCTCCCGCGCCAGGAGCGCCGCGTCCAGCGCCGCCGCGTCCGCCCGTGCCCGCATGCCGCCCCCTAGCCCGGAACCGCCTGGATGCGCGCGGGCACCGCGCCGCGCTCGGCCGCCTCGACGTGCGCCCGCAGCTCGTCCACCTTCGCCTCCCAGCCCTCCGCCCGGACCAGCGCCGAGCGCGCCGGGTCCGGCCCGCCCGCGCGCAGCGCGCGGCCCACCGCCTCCACGAACTCCTCCGGCGTGCGGGTCACCGTGCAGCCCGGGACCTGCCGCAGCTCGGGCAGGTCGGTGCAGACGTTGGGCAGGCCCGCCGCCACGTACTCGCGCGCCTTGAGCGGGTTCGCCGCCAGCGCCAGCTCGTTGCGGCGGAACGGGGTGATGGCGACGTCGAACCCGCGGCACCAGGCCGGCAGCTCCTGGTACGGCCGGCGGCCGAGGAGGTGGACGTTGCGGGCGCCGTCCAGCGGCGCGGTGGAGGTGACCACCTTGCCGAGCAGCACCACCGACGCCTGCGGGTACGCGTCCGCCACCTGGCGCACCAGCGGCAGGTCGATCCAGTCCGCCACCAGCCCAAAGAACCCGATCACCGGCCGCGGCAGCGCGGCGAGCGGCGCCGGCACCGCCAGCGACGGGTCGAGCGCGCGGGCGAAGTGCGCGTGGTCCACGCCGTGGCGGACCAGCACCGCCCGCGGGTTCACCAGCCGCTTCGCCGCCAGCAGCCGCTCCGACGACGCGATCACCAGGTCGGCCCGCCGGAGCAGCCGCGCCTCCAGCTCGGCCACGTGCGCGCTCGCGTCGCTGAACGCCGAGAACTCGTCCACCACGTGGTAGACCACCAGCGCCTCGCCCAGCGTGCCCGCCACCGCGGCGGCGCTGGGCAGGAAGCTCCACGAGATGGGCCGGCCGAACGCCAGCCGCTGCATCGCGGCGCGCACCTGGAGCCGCAGCAGCGCGCGGTTCAGGCGGCGCACCGCGGTGAGCCCGTAGGCCGGGACGTACAGCGGCGCGAGCACGTGCAGGTTCCGCTCCGGCTCGGTGAGCCCGCGGGACGCGTCGCGCAGCTTCTTCCAGATGCGCGCGGCGTCGGCGGCGGTCGCGCGCGGGGCGCGGTTGCCGAGCGAGTTGACCCAGAGCACCCGGTTGTCCCGGGCCAGGATCCGCATGATGTGCGTCTTGGAGAGCGGATCCCCATCCCAGTCGTTCGAGAAGCAGACGATGTCCCGGCCCGTGAGCGCCGCCACGCAGACAAGCTGGGTGCGCGGGGCCCCCGGCGGCGAGCATTTGAACGGGGCGGCGCCCCGTGCGACGCGCGCGACGCCTCACCCTGCCGCGATGCGCGCGCCGCGGGAGCGGCCGGACGGGCGGGCGCGCTCCTCCTCGGCGTCGGCGAGGGCGCGCCACTCGCCCGGCACGGGGCGCACCAGCCCGAGCGCGGTGAACACGCCCTCGAGGTTGCAGGTCGCCAGGGCGGGGCTGTAGCCGGCCGGGCCGAGCGTCGTGTTCTCCCAGACCATCTTGCGCCGGAGCGCGAGCGGGTCCCCGCCCCGCACGTTCTCCGCGTCCTCGGTGGTCACCGCCACCTCGAACCCGAGCTCGGCCACCAGCCGCCGCACCGCGGGCGTGTGGTAGCCGTTCGGGTAGGCGAACGCGCGCGGCGGCCGGCCCAGCCGCTCCGCCAGCGCGTCCCGGCACCCCGCGATCTCGCGGCGCGCCCGGGCCGCGGGCAGGTGCGGCAGCACCGCGTGCGTGACCGTGTGGCCCCCCACCTCCACGCCGCCCGCCTGGAGCGCCCGGATCTCGTCCCAGTCCAGCACCCGGGTGCCCGCGGGCAGGTCGGCGTCGGCGAGCCCCACGCGCGCGGCGAGCGCGTCCGCCACCTCGAGCAGGCGCGGGTGCGGCAGGCGCGCGATGAGCCGGTCCAGCGTGGCCGCCGGCCCGGCGCGGGCGCACGCGTCCAGCAGCGCCTGCGGCCCGCGCGGCAGGCCGGCGCGCTCGGGCGGGATCCCGCGCGTGGCCAGCTCGGCGAGCGCCGCGTAGATCCGGTCGTGCGGCAGCCGCCGCGAGGTGCCCACCAGGCCGGTGACCACGAACGCGGTCGCCGGCGCGCCCAGCGCGCGCAGGATGGGCAGCGCCACCCCGTGGACGTCGGCGTAGCCGTCGTCGAACGTGACGGTGACGACGTCGCGCGCGCGCGCCGTCCCGGGCGGCTCGGCGAGGATGCGGCGCGCGTCGGCGAGGCTGACGAGCTCGCGGGTCCGCCCGAGCTGCTCGAGCTGGCGGCGGAGGGTGTCGGCGGACACGAGCAGCGACGCGAGCCCCTCGCGCGCGCTGGCCCGGTAGTCGTGCGTGACGCGGTGGTACGAGACCACCAGCACCCGCGCGCCCCCCGCCTGCCGGCGGCGCAGGGTCCCCACCGCGCGGTGGGCGCCCGCCGCGTGGAGGGCGCGCGCCACCGCCACCTTCAGGGCGCGGCGGACGATCCAGCGCGGGCTCCCGTCGGCTCGCTCGGGCATCGGGCTCCCCGGGCGCGGCTACGGCGCCACCCCCGCGTTCACCTCTCTCGCGCGCCGCGCGCGCGAGAGCGCGCCCCACACGCGGTCCGGCGCCACCCGGCGCGCGAGCTTCCTGGCGGTGCGCCAGGCCTCCTCGGCGGCGGCGGCGGTCCCCGCCCGCAGCGAGGGCGCGCGCAGGCGGAGCGCGCAGGTCTCGCGCCGGTCCGCCGCCCAGTCGAGCTTGTACGGCTCCTCGCCGCGCAGGAAGTCGTAGTCGGCGAGCCCGCGCGCGTACGCGTCCTCGACGGTCCGCCCGACCAGCACCATGCCCGGGCTGCGCGAGGCCCACCGCGGATCGTAGCCGGACTGGTAGTAGAGGAAGCGCCGCCCGGCCTCCAGGCCGTAGACCGCGGCGATGGCCTCGCCGTCCACGAACAGCCGGTAGAGCCGCAGCCACCCGCGCGCCGCCAGCAGCGGCGCCACCTCGAGGTGGAACGCCTCCGGGGCGCCGGGCGGGATCCCGTAGGAGCCGCCCTCCCCGGCCCAGCGCAGGCGGTGCAGGCGCAGGAAGTCCGCCATCGCGCCGGCCGCCTCGTCCGGGCGCGTGGCGATCTCGATCCGGAAGCCCGGCTGCCGCGCCAGCCACCGCACCCGCCGGCCGAAGGTCTCGCGCCGCCGGATGCCGCGCAGGTGCGCGTCCCAGGTCCCGGCCACCGCGAACCCGGGGCAGGCGAAGCGCCGCTCCACCCGCGCCCGCACGCCGCGCGCCGCCGCGGCGGCCCGGAGCGCGGCGACGGTGGGCGAGCCGCAGGGGAGGTCCTCGAGCTCGAGCGCGTCCCAGCCGTCCAGGTCGAGCAGGGCGGCCGCGATCGCCGCCCGCGCCGCGGGCGCATCGGCGGGCCGCGCCAGCACGTCGAGCCCGTCCGCGCCGGTGACGCCGTTCCCGAGCAGCTGCCAGCGGCGTCCGCCGAGCCCCGGCCGGCCGGACAGGACCAGCAGCCCGGCCAGCGCGCCGGCGGCGTCGCGCGCCTCCAGGATCCGGAGCGGCCGCCGCGCGCCGAAGTGCCGCCGCCAGGTGGCGAGCCACTCCCACGAGAGGAACGGCGTCGGCAGCCCGGCCTCGTCGAGCAGCGCCGACCACTCGGGCCGCAGCGCGTCGAGCCGCGCCGGGTCGGTCGAGCAGCGGACCGCGAGGGAGGACCGCGCGGGCGCCGTCACTCGAGCGCCTCGCGCACGCAGGCCGCCAGGTAGGCCATGTCCTCCGGCTCGAGGTCCTGGTGGACCGGCAGCTCCAGCACGCGGCGCCGCAGCGTCGCGACCTCCGGGAACGCCTCGGGCGGGCAGAGCGGGTGGCCGGTGCGCCAGAAGTCCACCGTCTCGATGCCGCGCGCCGCCAGGCGGGAGCGCACCGCCGCCTTGTCGTCGCACGGCAGCGGGTAGAACAGCGGCGCCACGCCGGCGGGCACCTCGGTGAACGGCGGCGGCGCGAGGTCGCGGAGGCGCCCCAGCAGCAGGAAGTAGTTCCGCCGGCGGGCGTCCACGATGGCGCGCGCGTCGAGCCGCCGGGCGATCGCGGCGGAGAGCCCGCTCATCCCCAGCCCCACCGCGCCCGGGTCGAACGTGCTCGTGCCGGTGGAGACCGGGCGGAGGCGGCCCGACGCGCCGCGCGCCGTGCGCACCACGCCGCGCGCCGCGGCCCGGAG from Anaeromyxobacter dehalogenans 2CP-C includes:
- a CDS encoding succinate dehydrogenase/fumarate reductase iron-sulfur subunit, whose translation is MRIVLEIWRQRDPRADGRFVRYEVTDVSEHMSFLEMLDVLNQSLVRRGEMPVAFDSDCREGICGTCGFLVNGEAHGPLRNATICQTHMRHFHDGDVLRLEPWRAAAFPVVRDLVVDRGALDRIVAAGGYVSVRTGGAPDANALPVPKTDADRAMEAAACIGCGACVAACPNASAALFTGAKITHLSLLPQGQPERPLRVRSMAEQARAEGFGHCTSIGECAAVCPAGIQLEVIARMNRDFLRAAFSRAAGEPLTVLPVTSPMRRYESQPPGARETAEPAEEPAKP
- a CDS encoding glycosyltransferase, with protein sequence MPGPRRILIFQNRFRIGGQERQTVLNVRSMDRARFDPVVAVLHLDGDHLQDLEDAGVRPVVFDVGGRMIRPNTAWQLARIVRFVRAERIAVIHAQDVYTNVLGTLAARLARVPVIVTRVDLGHHLEGYRRPLLQAASRVADRVLVNALCIRDLAVREGVEADRVAVVRNGVDLEALDREARRAPEHPVPEPGAVVCIANMHHPVKGQSDLLMAMREVLRTRPDARLVLVGEGLRRPLLERLARRLGISDRCHFLGHRLDAPALLARAAAGVSASHAEGISNAILESMAMRLPVVATRVGGTPEVVREGQNGFLVPPGAPAALARRLLDLLRDPALRRRMGERGRRIVEEEFGLAQMRLSYDALYHDLTEDPSPRIVAGLG
- a CDS encoding O-antigen ligase family protein: MRARADAAALDAALLAREAGLERSAARWSRTAHAAALGFVAMLYASPMYWWPELERLRLGFVTMALCAAAVVAHRLSSGERIRLGGGGSLLLLAYLAFIPLSLTWTLSRPDTLHAIVDGAKMAVVFVAIQNALDAPSRLARFLRVAALASLGPALGGVWVWANDDHLVEGFRTHWRGLYGDPNRLAMSLVAVLPFALLGAMRARRPAARVLFAGVVAAQVAAIVLTHSRSGAVAAALAALLFLLRGRGAALRGPLAAAALLAGVVALAPQSFWERSRTIADYRDDASVAGREHAWKVLGNIVDERPLSGVGAGAFLASWARYAPLEAGGRRYVAHNLLLEIVGDLGIVAFALFATFVAWLLWQTWRAGDDPLVGPEARAVFAGLAGYLVCEMANGYSLSWFLYFLFACAVAAVRLARVRAAAGERAAPAPAPGW
- a CDS encoding glycosyltransferase yields the protein MAALTGRDIVCFSNDWDGDPLSKTHIMRILARDNRVLWVNSLGNRAPRATAADAARIWKKLRDASRGLTEPERNLHVLAPLYVPAYGLTAVRRLNRALLRLQVRAAMQRLAFGRPISWSFLPSAAAVAGTLGEALVVYHVVDEFSAFSDASAHVAELEARLLRRADLVIASSERLLAAKRLVNPRAVLVRHGVDHAHFARALDPSLAVPAPLAALPRPVIGFFGLVADWIDLPLVRQVADAYPQASVVLLGKVVTSTAPLDGARNVHLLGRRPYQELPAWCRGFDVAITPFRRNELALAANPLKAREYVAAGLPNVCTDLPELRQVPGCTVTRTPEEFVEAVGRALRAGGPDPARSALVRAEGWEAKVDELRAHVEAAERGAVPARIQAVPG
- a CDS encoding polysaccharide deacetylase family protein, producing the protein MPERADGSPRWIVRRALKVAVARALHAAGAHRAVGTLRRRQAGGARVLVVSYHRVTHDYRASAREGLASLLVSADTLRRQLEQLGRTRELVSLADARRILAEPPGTARARDVVTVTFDDGYADVHGVALPILRALGAPATAFVVTGLVGTSRRLPHDRIYAALAELATRGIPPERAGLPRGPQALLDACARAGPAATLDRLIARLPHPRLLEVADALAARVGLADADLPAGTRVLDWDEIRALQAGGVEVGGHTVTHAVLPHLPAARARREIAGCRDALAERLGRPPRAFAYPNGYHTPAVRRLVAELGFEVAVTTEDAENVRGGDPLALRRKMVWENTTLGPAGYSPALATCNLEGVFTALGLVRPVPGEWRALADAEEERARPSGRSRGARIAAG
- a CDS encoding GNAT family N-acetyltransferase, which gives rise to MTAPARSSLAVRCSTDPARLDALRPEWSALLDEAGLPTPFLSWEWLATWRRHFGARRPLRILEARDAAGALAGLLVLSGRPGLGGRRWQLLGNGVTGADGLDVLARPADAPAARAAIAAALLDLDGWDALELEDLPCGSPTVAALRAAAAARGVRARVERRFACPGFAVAGTWDAHLRGIRRRETFGRRVRWLARQPGFRIEIATRPDEAAGAMADFLRLHRLRWAGEGGSYGIPPGAPEAFHLEVAPLLAARGWLRLYRLFVDGEAIAAVYGLEAGRRFLYYQSGYDPRWASRSPGMVLVGRTVEDAYARGLADYDFLRGEEPYKLDWAADRRETCALRLRAPSLRAGTAAAAEEAWRTARKLARRVAPDRVWGALSRARRAREVNAGVAP